In Gopherus flavomarginatus isolate rGopFla2 chromosome 5, rGopFla2.mat.asm, whole genome shotgun sequence, one DNA window encodes the following:
- the GNPNAT1 gene encoding glucosamine 6-phosphate N-acetyltransferase — protein sequence MVEAPSPLNFLGDSSHVPNTPAATIAAMMPVAAVMPDDTPMFDPNLLHELDWSQNTATFSPAISPLDPGDGLVMRPLCTADLNRGFFKVLGQLTAAGVVSPEQFIKTFEHMKRSGDYYVTVVEDTNLGQIVATATLVIEHKFTHSCAKRGRVEDVVVSDECRGKQLGKLLMSTLTLLSKRLNCYKITLECLPKNVAFYKKFGYSVSEEKYMGQKFFN from the exons ATGGTggaggctcccagcccccttaacTTCCTTGGAGATTCCTCACATGTACCCAA TACACCTGCTGCAACCATTGCTGCCATGATGCCTGTTGCAGCTGTGATGCCTGATGACACACCAATGTTTGACCCAAATCTCCTTCATGAACTTGACTGGAGTCAGAACACAGCAACGTTTTCTCCTGCCATTTCACCTTTAGATCCAGGGGATGGTTTAGTTATGAGACCTCTTTGCACTGCTGATTTAAATAGAG GCTTTTTTAAGGTTCTAGGTCAGCTGACAGCAGCTGGAGTTGTCAGTCCTGAGCAGTTTATCA AAACCTTTGAACACATGAAGAGATCCGGTGATTACTATGTGACTGTTGTGGAAGATACAAATCTGGGACAGATTGTTGCTACAGCAACTCTAGTTATAGAACATAAATTTACTCATTCATGTGCAAAG AGAGGAAGGGTAGAAGATGTTGTAGTAAGTGATGAATGCAGAGGAAAGCAGCTTGGCAAACT ATTAATGTCTACGCTTACGTTGCTAAGTAAGAGACTGAACTGTTATAAAATTACTCTCGAGTGTCTGCCCAAAAATGTGGCTTTCTATAAAAAGTTTGGATATTCAGTATCTGAAGAAAAATACATGGGTCAAAAGTTCTTTAATTAA